One segment of Streptomyces sp. NBC_01463 DNA contains the following:
- a CDS encoding PadR family transcriptional regulator gives MSRRSGILEFAVLGLLRESPMHGYELRKRLNTSLGIFRAFSYGTLYPCLKTLVANGWLIEEPGNAPADLPPGPGRAVAPSSSLAGRRAKIVYRLTAEGKEHFEELLSHTGPDSWEDEHFAARFAFFGQTEHDVRMRVLEGRRSRLEERLEKMSASLARTRERLDDYTLELQRHGMESVEREVRWLNELIESERSGRDQRRSSPEGSAQQNTAGEPDGLPRRDNNPPDPSGDTAK, from the coding sequence TTGAGCAGACGCTCAGGCATCCTCGAGTTCGCCGTCCTCGGACTGCTCCGCGAGTCCCCGATGCACGGCTACGAGCTGCGCAAGCGCCTCAATACCTCACTGGGGATCTTCCGTGCGTTCAGCTACGGAACCCTCTACCCCTGCCTCAAGACGCTGGTCGCCAACGGCTGGTTGATCGAGGAACCGGGAAACGCTCCGGCAGACCTTCCGCCCGGCCCCGGCCGGGCGGTCGCCCCCTCCTCCTCACTGGCAGGGCGTCGCGCCAAGATCGTCTACCGGTTGACGGCAGAAGGTAAGGAGCACTTCGAGGAGCTGCTCTCGCACACCGGCCCCGACTCCTGGGAGGACGAGCACTTCGCTGCTCGGTTCGCCTTCTTCGGGCAGACGGAGCACGACGTGCGGATGCGGGTGCTGGAAGGCCGTCGCAGCCGGCTGGAGGAGCGCCTGGAGAAGATGAGCGCCTCTCTGGCCCGCACCCGCGAGCGCCTCGACGACTACACACTTGAGCTGCAGCGACACGGCATGGAGTCCGTGGAGCGCGAAGTGCGCTGGCTGAACGAGCTCATCGAGAGCGAGCGGTCGGGACGGGATCAGCGACGATCCTCGCCCGAGGGCTCAGCTCAGCAGAACACCGCAGGAGAGCCGGACGGCCTGCCCCGGCGGGATAACAACCCGCCGGATCCGTCCGGCGACACCGCCAAGTGA
- a CDS encoding inositol-3-phosphate synthase, whose product MGSVRVAIVGVGNCAASLVQGVEYYKDADPAGKVPGLMHVQFGEYHVSDVEFVAAFDVDAKKVGLDLSDAIGASENNTIKLCDVPSAGVTVQRGHTHDGLGKYYRQTIEESTEAPVDIVQILKDRKVDVLVCYLPVGSEVAAKFYAQCAIDAKVAFVNALPVFIAGTKEWADKFTEAGVPIVGDDIKSQVGATITHRVMAKLFEDRGVVLDRTMQLNVGGNMDFKNMLERERLESKKISKTQAVTSQIVDRELGADNVHIGPSDYVAWLDDRKWAYVRLEGRAFGDVPLNLEYKLEVWDSPNSAGVIIDAVRAAKIAKDRGIGGPILSASSYFMKSPPVQYFDDEARDNVEKFIRGEVSE is encoded by the coding sequence ATGGGTTCGGTTCGCGTAGCCATCGTCGGCGTGGGCAACTGCGCCGCCTCGCTGGTCCAGGGCGTCGAGTACTACAAGGACGCCGATCCGGCCGGCAAGGTGCCCGGTCTGATGCACGTCCAGTTCGGCGAGTACCACGTGTCGGACGTCGAGTTCGTCGCCGCCTTCGACGTCGACGCGAAGAAGGTCGGCCTCGACCTCTCGGACGCCATCGGCGCCAGCGAGAACAACACCATCAAGCTCTGCGACGTGCCGAGCGCCGGTGTCACCGTCCAGCGCGGCCACACCCACGACGGCCTGGGCAAGTACTACCGCCAGACCATCGAGGAGTCCACCGAGGCCCCGGTCGACATCGTCCAGATCCTCAAGGACCGCAAGGTCGACGTCCTCGTCTGCTACCTGCCGGTCGGTTCCGAGGTCGCTGCGAAGTTCTACGCGCAGTGCGCCATCGACGCCAAGGTCGCGTTCGTCAACGCTCTCCCGGTCTTCATCGCCGGCACCAAGGAGTGGGCGGACAAGTTCACCGAGGCCGGTGTCCCGATCGTCGGCGACGACATCAAGTCGCAGGTCGGCGCCACCATCACGCACCGCGTGATGGCGAAGCTGTTCGAGGACCGGGGCGTCGTCCTGGACCGCACGATGCAGCTGAACGTCGGCGGCAACATGGACTTCAAGAACATGCTCGAGCGTGAGCGCCTGGAGTCCAAGAAGATCTCCAAGACGCAGGCCGTCACCTCGCAGATCGTTGACCGCGAGCTCGGTGCGGACAACGTCCACATCGGCCCGTCGGACTACGTGGCCTGGCTGGACGACCGCAAGTGGGCGTACGTGCGCCTCGAGGGCCGCGCCTTCGGTGACGTTCCGCTGAACCTGGAGTACAAGCTCGAGGTCTGGGACTCCCCGAACTCGGCCGGTGTCATCATCGACGCCGTCCGTGCCGCGAAGATCGCCAAGGACCGCGGCATCGGTGGCCCGATCCTCTCCGCGTCCTCGTACTTCATGAAGTCCCCGCCGGTCCAGTACTTCGACGACGAGGCGCGCGACAACGTCGAGAAGTTCATCCGCGGTGAGGTCTCCGAGTAA